The Streptomyces sp. NBC_00459 DNA segment CGAAGTCCCAGGTGGGGCCGATGGGCGTGACGCCGAGACCGAGGCCGGTGGTGCTCGGGGTGAGCACCGGCACGGTCTTGCCGTCGACGACCGTCGTCCCGGAGACACGGGACTGGAACGGGTCGGTGTGCGCGATGTGGTCGGCGTACAGCGGGGCGCACAGGGTCACCGCGACGACGGCGAGCAGGACGAGGGCCGCGGCCACCGCCGACCTGTTGCGCAGCAGGTCGGCGACGGCGGTCCGCCAGGGGCCCGGCGAGCGACGCCGGGCCGTGGGGGAGAGCAACTGGGTCGCTGTGTCGCTCACTTGACCCACAGCTGCCCGACAAGCATGTAGAACTGCTTGCTGAACCGGTAGTTCCCGACCCGCTTCGACGTGAAGTCGATGATCTTCGGGTTGATCACCGGGACCACCGGGGACTGGGCCATGATGTCCTGGTCGATCGTGCCCCACTGCTGGTCGGCGGCCTTCTGGTCGGTCTGCCCGGCCTTCAGCGCGGCCTGCATCCGCGCGTCGATGCCCTTGTCGCAGAACCCGGAGATGTTGATGCTGGAGTCGCTGCCCGGGTGGAACGAGGCGCAGGACAGCAGCACGTTGAGGAAGTCGGAGGCGGCCGGGTAGTCCTGGTACCAGGACGTCAGGGCCAACTGCACCTTGTTCTTGGTGTTCTGGATGTAGGTGAACTGGATGTTCGCGGACAGCGGCTTGAGCGTCGCCCTGTAGCCGAGCTGGGTCAGCAGACTCTGCAGGTACTGCCCGATCGACTTGTTGACCTCGTCGTCGCTGACAACGATGCCGACCTCCTGCCCGGCCGTCCCCGACTGCTTGATCAGCGCCTTCGCCTTGGCGAGGTCGGGCGCCGACCAGGTCTTCCCGCCGCCCTTGGTGTACTGGCACTTGTCGACGTGCCCGGGGAAACCCGGCGGGAGGATCGTGCACGCGGGCGAGGCGAGGTTCTTGCCGCCGTACAGCCCGACCACCGCGTCGCGGTCGATCGCCCAGTTGATGGCCTGACGCGCCAACTTGTTGTCGAACGGGGCCGAGTTGACGTTCAGCGTGACGTACCAGAACGCGGTCAGCGGATTGACGTGTGCCTGGGAGGCGTACTGTGTGCCGATCTCGTTCAGCCGGTCGGCGGGCGGCGGGTCGAACATCCAGTCCGCCGAGCCGTTCTGGACGGCGGTCACCTCGGACTCCACGGTCTGCCCGAAGGTGTAGTCGACGTTGTCGGCGTAGGCCTGGGGCTGAGCCTGGCTCGACCACTCCTTGAAGTACGGGTTGCGCACCAGCTTCAGCGCCCGGTTCGGGTCGTACGAGGCCGCCGTGTAGGGGCCGGTCGTCGGCAGCGGCTTCGTCCCCGCGTCCTTCGTCGACGAGTCCTTCGGCAGCACACTGGCGTGCGGGACGGCCAGCTTGTACGGGAACTCCGGGTCCGGGGCGGTCAGGTTGACGGTGACCGTGCCGGCCGCCGCGTCACCGACGACGCCCTTGGCGAGTGTGCAGGTCGCCGGTGTCTTCAGACAGGCGTCCGCGCCGACGATGCCGTTGTAGAAGGTGCCCGCGGTCGGGCTGGACACCTTGAAGATCCGCTGGAAGGACGCCACCACGTCGTCGGTGGTCACCTCCTTCCCGGTGGAGAACCTGATCCCCTTGCGGAGTGTGAAGGTGTACGTCTTCCCGCCGTTGCTCACCACCGGCATGGCTGCCGCCAGATCCGGGACGACGGTGAACGACTGCTGCCCGCCGGTCTTCCTGAACGCCAGCAGACCGTCGTACATCGACTGGTACAACTGCCAGTACTGGAGTGTGTAGTTGACCTGGGGATCGAAGGTTCCGGCGGCTGCGTGGGCGACCAGCTTCAGCGTGCCGCCCTTGTGCGCGGCCTGGAACACGGCCGACTGCGCGCCGCCGGGGGCGGTGGAGGCCGGGTCGGACGAGCCGCCGTCGTCGGAGGACGAACAGGCGGTCGCGGTGAGGGCGAGGGCGGCGGTCACGGCGGCGAGGGCGGTACGTCTGGTGATCCGGGGCATCGGGGAACTCCCGTCGGTGGAGCGGGTGTTGAAGATGAGGAGGGGTGAAGGGGACTGGGTGCCGGGGGACTCAGTCGGTGGAGTCGAGGAAGTCGCCGACGATCCGGAGGTAGAGCTCCTCCTCCTCGACGTGCGGCATATGGCTGGAGT contains these protein-coding regions:
- a CDS encoding ABC transporter substrate-binding protein, with translation MPRITRRTALAAVTAALALTATACSSSDDGGSSDPASTAPGGAQSAVFQAAHKGGTLKLVAHAAAGTFDPQVNYTLQYWQLYQSMYDGLLAFRKTGGQQSFTVVPDLAAAMPVVSNGGKTYTFTLRKGIRFSTGKEVTTDDVVASFQRIFKVSSPTAGTFYNGIVGADACLKTPATCTLAKGVVGDAAAGTVTVNLTAPDPEFPYKLAVPHASVLPKDSSTKDAGTKPLPTTGPYTAASYDPNRALKLVRNPYFKEWSSQAQPQAYADNVDYTFGQTVESEVTAVQNGSADWMFDPPPADRLNEIGTQYASQAHVNPLTAFWYVTLNVNSAPFDNKLARQAINWAIDRDAVVGLYGGKNLASPACTILPPGFPGHVDKCQYTKGGGKTWSAPDLAKAKALIKQSGTAGQEVGIVVSDDEVNKSIGQYLQSLLTQLGYRATLKPLSANIQFTYIQNTKNKVQLALTSWYQDYPAASDFLNVLLSCASFHPGSDSSINISGFCDKGIDARMQAALKAGQTDQKAADQQWGTIDQDIMAQSPVVPVINPKIIDFTSKRVGNYRFSKQFYMLVGQLWVK